One Gemella haemolysans ATCC 10379 DNA segment encodes these proteins:
- the rpmI gene encoding 50S ribosomal protein L35 translates to MPKMKSHRGLAKRVKKTASGKLKRSRAYTSHWFSRKTTKQKRHLRKASLVSRGDYKRIRTLLVK, encoded by the coding sequence ATGCCAAAAATGAAATCTCACCGTGGTTTAGCAAAACGTGTGAAAAAAACAGCTAGCGGTAAATTAAAACGTAGCCGTGCTTATACTTCTCACTGGTTTTCAAGAAAAACTACTAAACAAAAACGTCACTTACGTAAAGCTTCATTAGTATCTCGTGGTGATTACAAACGTATTAGAACTTTATTAGTTAAATAA
- a CDS encoding choline kinase family protein: MYNLDKLEKILKEKVISLEETSYGITNKNYIITTDSNKYFYRTSKDSTNIANKDNEREAINLLANENYFLKPIFFNNDNLITEFQPNPKTFISQRKLSTIIRIGKLINNFHSKKFQAEHIFDPIKQFYNYYNQIDEKKNIFDQYLYIIDDFKKFYEPDRLCHNDLVEGNFLFSRDKLYLIDFEYAGYNDYYFDIASFISENDLNYEETITFLKAYFSDKECNYKKLDVFLQFCDLLWYIWAILLYEKRGEEIYNEIAQAKLHRLNNPRKIVY; this comes from the coding sequence ATGTACAATTTAGATAAACTTGAAAAAATCTTAAAAGAAAAAGTAATCTCATTAGAAGAAACTAGTTATGGAATCACCAATAAGAACTATATTATTACAACGGACAGTAATAAATATTTCTACAGAACTTCTAAAGATTCTACAAATATTGCAAATAAAGATAACGAAAGAGAAGCTATTAATCTTCTAGCTAATGAAAATTACTTTCTTAAACCAATATTCTTCAATAATGATAATCTAATTACAGAATTTCAACCTAATCCGAAAACATTTATTTCACAAAGAAAATTATCAACTATCATAAGAATAGGTAAACTTATTAATAACTTTCATTCGAAAAAATTTCAAGCTGAGCATATATTTGATCCTATTAAACAATTTTATAATTATTATAACCAAATAGATGAAAAAAAGAATATTTTTGATCAATACTTATATATTATAGACGACTTTAAAAAGTTCTATGAACCTGACAGATTATGTCACAATGACTTAGTTGAAGGTAATTTCTTATTTTCAAGAGATAAATTATATTTAATAGATTTTGAATACGCAGGATATAATGATTATTACTTCGATATAGCGAGTTTCATATCAGAAAATGATTTAAACTACGAGGAAACAATTACCTTCTTAAAAGCATATTTTAGTGATAAAGAATGCAATTATAAGAAACTAGATGTATTTTTACAGTTTTGTGATTTATTATGGTATATATGGGCAATTTTATTGTATGAAAAACGAGGAGAAGAAATATACAATGAAATTGCTCAAGCAAAGCTTCATAGACTAAATAATCCTAGAAAGATAGTATATTAA
- the recF gene encoding DNA replication/repair protein RecF (All proteins in this family for which functions are known are DNA-binding proteins that assist the filamentation of RecA onto DNA for the initiation of recombination or recombinational repair.), with protein MKIKSLKLLYFRNYLSTNIEVHPSLNVLVGNNANGKTNIIESIFCLALGKSYRTKSDSECIMFGETATAMSCIVNKNDRELDIMLGINNKGKSAKIAGIKKTKLTDFVGELNVVLFSPEDLQIVKGSPALRREFMNREFYQFSRIYHKYYLMYQHLLKQRNSYLKDMRKNPKDEMSLAYLETLTSQLVKVALYITKERVSFVRDISKLTYKNMLNISNGQETLKIKYKSSVLDALNIAEINDESFTEENLTKVMMKKSFDDIMRGSTKIGPQHDDLEFYINDLDAKMYASQGQQRSIVLSLKLAEINFLKEKTGTYPVLLLDDVLSELDKNRQLKLLDAINENVQTFITTPSISDIKEDLLKKAKVFKIEDGNISEIV; from the coding sequence ATGAAAATTAAAAGTTTAAAATTACTATACTTTCGAAATTATTTATCTACGAATATAGAAGTACATCCCTCGCTTAATGTTTTAGTAGGAAACAACGCGAATGGAAAAACTAATATTATAGAGTCTATTTTTTGTTTGGCACTTGGAAAAAGCTACAGAACAAAGAGTGATAGCGAGTGTATTATGTTTGGAGAAACAGCGACAGCTATGTCTTGTATTGTGAATAAAAATGATAGAGAATTAGACATAATGTTAGGAATTAATAATAAAGGTAAAAGTGCAAAGATTGCTGGAATAAAGAAAACAAAGCTAACTGATTTTGTTGGTGAATTAAACGTTGTTCTTTTCTCTCCAGAAGACTTGCAGATTGTTAAAGGTTCTCCAGCGCTACGTAGAGAATTTATGAATCGTGAATTCTATCAATTCTCACGTATTTATCATAAATACTACTTAATGTATCAACATCTTTTAAAACAGCGTAATTCATATTTAAAAGATATGAGAAAGAATCCGAAAGATGAAATGTCTTTAGCGTATCTAGAAACTCTTACTTCTCAGCTTGTGAAAGTAGCACTATACATTACAAAAGAGAGAGTGTCATTTGTTCGAGATATTTCTAAGTTAACATATAAAAATATGTTGAATATATCTAATGGACAAGAAACTTTAAAAATTAAATATAAAAGTTCGGTTTTAGATGCATTGAATATTGCAGAGATAAATGATGAGTCTTTTACTGAAGAAAACTTGACGAAAGTCATGATGAAGAAATCTTTTGATGATATTATGCGAGGTAGTACAAAAATTGGACCACAGCATGATGATCTAGAATTTTATATAAATGATCTTGATGCTAAAATGTATGCCTCTCAAGGTCAACAAAGAAGTATAGTATTATCACTTAAACTTGCCGAAATAAACTTTCTAAAAGAAAAAACAGGAACATATCCTGTATTGCTATTAGATGATGTGCTGAGCGAATTGGATAAAAATAGACAACTAAAATTATTAGATGCAATTAATGAAAATGTACAAACATTCATTACAACACCTTCAATATCAGATATTAAAGAAGATTTATTAAAAAAGGCTAAAGTTTTCAAAATAGAGGATGGAAACATTAGTGAAATAGTCTAA
- the infC gene encoding translation initiation factor IF-3: protein MLIISKDTAQVNEGIKAKEFLLISQNGEQLGVKTKAEAMQIAERMNLDVVLVAPNAKTPVAKIMNYGKFKFEQQKKEKEARKKQKIVTTKEIRLSPTIEKHDFETKLKNARKFLAKEDKVKVSIRFKGRAITHKEIGQKVLENFSNEASDIATVEQKPKMEGRSMFLVLAPKKEK from the coding sequence GTGCTGATCATTAGTAAAGATACTGCACAAGTAAATGAAGGTATTAAAGCGAAAGAGTTTCTTTTAATTAGTCAAAATGGAGAACAATTAGGAGTTAAAACTAAGGCAGAAGCGATGCAAATTGCAGAGCGTATGAACTTAGACGTTGTTCTAGTAGCTCCAAATGCTAAAACACCAGTTGCTAAAATTATGAACTACGGTAAGTTCAAATTCGAACAACAAAAGAAAGAAAAAGAAGCACGTAAGAAACAAAAAATCGTAACAACAAAAGAGATAAGATTATCTCCAACTATTGAAAAACACGATTTTGAAACTAAGTTGAAAAATGCACGTAAATTCTTAGCAAAAGAAGACAAAGTTAAAGTTTCTATTCGTTTTAAAGGGAGAGCAATCACCCACAAAGAAATTGGACAGAAAGTTTTAGAAAACTTTTCTAACGAAGCTAGCGATATAGCTACTGTCGAACAAAAACCTAAAATGGAAGGTCGCAGTATGTTCTTAGTTCTAGCACCAAAAAAAGAGAAATAA
- the gyrB gene encoding DNA topoisomerase (ATP-hydrolyzing) subunit B: protein MVENKKTQEYNADQIQVLEGLEAVRVRPGMYIGSTSSKGLHHLVWEIVDNSIDEALAGYCNTITVAIEEGNWIRVEDNGRGIPVDIQEQTGKPALEVILTVLHAGGKFGGGGYKVSGGLHGVGASVVNALSTNLEASVHRDGKIYSMKFERGDVVQGITVIGDTDRTGTTIRFKADPEIFQETTVYEYDILRTRIRELAFLNKGITIILKDERIGQEKEETFCYEGGLLEYVEMLNENKDALHEAIYVHGEMDGKEVEISMQYNTGYSNNVLSYANNINTHEGGTHESGFKTALTRIINSYGKKNKLIKDKESLTGDDVREGLVAIISIKHPNPQFEGQTKTKLGNSEMSTITNKLFSEELDRFLLENPKTAKIIVEKGLQASRARIAAKKARESTRRKNALEFTNLPGKLADCSSKDAAECELFLVEGDSAGGSAKLGRNSKFQAILPLKGKILNVEKVRIDKVLANDEVRSLITAIGMGIGETLNIDKLRYHKIVIMTDADVDGSHIRTLLLTFFFRYMRELIDAGYVYIARPPLYGLKVGKKEFYCHTEEELKQNIEEHAGDKKYTVQRYKGLGEMNAEELWDTTMDPEHRLMYQVSVNDAQRADAAFDTLMGEKVEPRRKFIEDNALNVINLDI, encoded by the coding sequence ATGGTAGAAAATAAAAAAACACAAGAATATAATGCCGATCAGATTCAGGTCCTTGAAGGATTAGAAGCTGTTAGGGTAAGACCTGGTATGTATATCGGTTCTACATCTAGTAAAGGTCTACACCACCTTGTTTGGGAAATAGTAGATAACTCAATAGATGAAGCCTTAGCTGGATATTGTAATACAATAACAGTAGCAATTGAAGAAGGAAATTGGATAAGAGTAGAGGATAATGGTCGTGGGATTCCTGTAGATATTCAAGAACAAACAGGTAAACCAGCACTTGAAGTTATCCTTACAGTACTACATGCTGGTGGTAAATTCGGAGGTGGCGGATACAAAGTATCTGGTGGTCTTCATGGGGTTGGTGCCAGTGTAGTTAATGCTTTGTCAACTAACTTAGAAGCTTCTGTTCATCGTGATGGAAAAATTTACAGTATGAAATTTGAACGAGGAGATGTAGTTCAAGGTATTACTGTAATTGGAGATACTGATAGAACTGGAACAACTATTCGTTTTAAAGCAGATCCAGAAATCTTCCAAGAAACAACAGTATATGAATACGATATTTTAAGAACACGTATTAGAGAACTTGCTTTCTTAAACAAAGGAATAACAATTATTCTTAAAGATGAAAGAATAGGACAAGAAAAAGAAGAAACTTTCTGTTATGAAGGTGGACTATTAGAATATGTAGAGATGTTAAATGAGAATAAAGATGCTTTACATGAAGCTATCTATGTTCACGGTGAGATGGATGGTAAAGAAGTAGAAATCTCAATGCAATATAACACAGGATATTCAAATAATGTCTTAAGTTATGCAAATAACATTAATACTCATGAGGGTGGTACTCATGAAAGTGGATTTAAAACTGCACTTACAAGAATAATTAACTCTTATGGTAAGAAAAATAAACTGATTAAAGATAAAGAATCTTTAACAGGTGATGATGTTCGTGAAGGGCTTGTTGCGATTATCTCTATTAAACACCCAAACCCACAGTTCGAAGGACAAACAAAAACTAAGTTAGGTAACTCAGAAATGAGTACTATTACTAATAAGCTATTCTCTGAAGAGTTAGATAGATTCTTATTAGAAAATCCAAAAACAGCAAAAATAATTGTTGAAAAAGGTCTTCAAGCATCACGTGCTAGAATAGCAGCTAAGAAAGCTCGTGAATCTACTCGTCGTAAAAATGCATTAGAATTTACTAATCTACCAGGGAAACTTGCAGACTGTTCAAGTAAAGATGCGGCTGAATGCGAATTATTCCTAGTCGAGGGGGACTCTGCGGGAGGAAGTGCAAAACTTGGACGTAATAGTAAATTCCAAGCTATTTTACCGCTTAAAGGTAAAATTTTGAACGTAGAAAAAGTAAGAATTGATAAAGTACTAGCTAACGATGAAGTTCGTTCATTAATTACAGCTATTGGAATGGGTATTGGTGAAACATTAAACATCGATAAACTTCGTTATCACAAAATCGTTATTATGACCGATGCCGATGTCGATGGAAGTCACATTAGAACATTATTATTAACATTCTTCTTCAGATATATGAGAGAATTAATCGATGCAGGATATGTGTATATCGCTAGACCACCTCTATATGGATTAAAAGTAGGTAAGAAAGAATTCTACTGCCATACAGAAGAAGAACTTAAACAAAATATTGAAGAACATGCTGGAGATAAAAAGTATACTGTTCAACGATACAAAGGTCTTGGAGAGATGAACGCAGAAGAACTATGGGATACAACGATGGATCCAGAACACCGTTTAATGTACCAAGTTAGTGTTAATGATGCTCAAAGAGCAGATGCCGCATTTGATACATTAATGGGTGAAAAAGTAGAACCAAGACGTAAATTTATCGAAGATAATGCGCTAAATGTTATAAACTTAGACATTTAG
- the rplT gene encoding 50S ribosomal protein L20, with translation MPRVKGGTVTRRRRKKVLKLAKGYFGSKHTLFKVAKQQVMKSGMYAFRDRRQTKRNFRRLWIVRINAAARLNGLSYSRLMNGLKVAGIDINRKMLSEIAIHDAAAFTSICEQAKAALAK, from the coding sequence ATGCCACGTGTTAAAGGTGGAACTGTGACTCGTCGTCGCCGTAAAAAAGTTTTAAAACTAGCTAAAGGATATTTTGGTTCAAAACATACATTATTCAAAGTTGCTAAGCAACAAGTAATGAAATCAGGAATGTATGCTTTCAGAGACCGTCGTCAAACAAAACGTAACTTCAGAAGATTGTGGATCGTTCGTATTAATGCAGCTGCAAGATTAAATGGTTTATCTTACAGCCGTCTAATGAACGGACTTAAAGTTGCTGGAATCGATATTAACAGAAAAATGTTATCAGAAATCGCTATCCACGACGCAGCAGCATTCACAAGTATTTGTGAACAAGCTAAAGCAGCTTTAGCTAAATAA
- the rpoC gene encoding DNA-directed RNA polymerase subunit beta', with the protein MIDVNNFAYMKISLASPEKIRSWSYGEVKKPETINYRTLKPENDGLFCERIFGPTKDWECACGKYKRVRYKNIKCDKCGVDVTLAKVRRERMGHLELAAPVSHIWYFKGIPSRMGLLLDLSPRQLEEVIYFASYIVIDPGETDFMKKQIVSEREVREARSTFGANSFVAKMGAEAIRDLLAELDIEKELKDLKNELKELSESNYKSGQKVVKIIKRVEVFEAFKHSGNKPEWMIMTVLPVIPPELRPMVQLDGGRFATSDLNDLYRRVINRNNRLKKLIELKAPGLIVQNEKRMLQEAVDALIDNGRRGRPVTGPGNRTLKSLSNMLKGKHGRFRQNLLGKRVDYSGRSVIVVGPNLKMYQCGLPKEMALELFKPFVMRELVKRELANNIKNAKNQIERMEDHVWDILEDIIREHPVLLNRAPTLHRLGIQAFEPILVEGRAIRLHPLVTTAFNADFDGDQMAVHVPLSKEAQAEARMLMLAAQNILNPKDGKPVVTPSQDMVLGNYYLTLERPGAVGEGMIFKDADEARIAYQNGYIHLHTRVGIAAKSFENPTFTEEQNKKLLVTTIGKVIFNDILPEGFPYLNEPTKDNLESATPDKYFVSPSDLTEGGLKAYIAEQEAVTPFKKGFLSKIISEIFNRFHITETSMMLDRMKDLGFKYSSRAGITVGVSDVFVLPNKYEILADSQSNVDKITTLYRRGLLTEEERYQNVIAQWAKAKDIIQDQLMDSLPATNPIYMMSDSGARGNASNFTQLAGMRGLMASPSGRIMEMPVRSSFKEGLTVLEFFISSHGARKGLADTALKTADSGYLTRRLVDVAQDVIVRENDCGTSRGLRVAALKNGTDEIESLQERLEGRYSKETVVHPETGKVIVEDGQLITLDTAKEIEAAGIESVVIRSAFTCNSRHGVCEKCYGKNLATGEKVEVGEAVGTIAAQSIGEPGTQLTMRTFHTGGVAGADITQGLPRIQELFEARNPKGKALISEVDGTVTKVEIDNNHVRRIYVLSEIGEEREYQDYGASRMLVKEDDKVKRGQALTEGSIEPKELLSIAGLEAVQSYLLTEVQKVYRMQGVEISDKHVEVMVRQMLRKVRVINAGDTDLLPGSLVDIHKFTDENKKILAVRGNMATAKPVILGITKASLETESFLSAASFQETTRVLTDAAVKGKVDRLMGLKENVIIGKLIPAGTGMARYNDVDIKAENELELEMDNELSRPIEEELQEELGSI; encoded by the coding sequence TTGATAGACGTAAATAATTTTGCATATATGAAAATTAGTTTAGCTTCTCCAGAAAAAATCAGAAGTTGGTCTTATGGAGAGGTTAAAAAACCTGAAACAATTAATTATAGAACTTTAAAACCAGAAAATGATGGACTATTCTGTGAAAGAATTTTTGGTCCAACAAAAGACTGGGAATGTGCTTGTGGAAAGTACAAAAGAGTTAGATATAAAAATATTAAATGTGATAAATGTGGAGTTGACGTAACTTTAGCTAAAGTTCGTCGTGAAAGAATGGGGCACTTAGAATTAGCTGCCCCAGTCAGCCACATTTGGTATTTCAAAGGTATTCCAAGTAGAATGGGTCTTCTACTTGACCTTAGTCCAAGACAATTGGAAGAAGTAATCTACTTTGCTTCTTACATTGTTATTGATCCAGGTGAAACTGACTTCATGAAGAAACAAATTGTTTCTGAGCGTGAAGTACGTGAAGCACGTAGCACATTTGGAGCAAACTCTTTCGTAGCTAAAATGGGAGCTGAAGCGATTCGCGATCTATTAGCTGAACTAGATATTGAAAAAGAACTTAAAGACCTAAAAAATGAACTTAAAGAATTAAGTGAAAGCAACTATAAATCTGGTCAAAAAGTTGTAAAAATCATCAAACGTGTTGAAGTATTTGAAGCATTTAAACATTCTGGAAATAAACCAGAATGGATGATTATGACTGTATTGCCAGTTATCCCACCTGAATTAAGACCTATGGTTCAATTAGATGGTGGACGTTTCGCAACAAGTGACTTAAACGATTTATACAGACGTGTAATTAACCGTAACAACCGTCTGAAAAAACTTATCGAACTTAAAGCTCCAGGGCTAATTGTACAAAACGAAAAACGTATGTTACAAGAAGCTGTTGATGCATTAATCGATAACGGACGTCGTGGTCGTCCTGTAACAGGTCCTGGTAACAGAACATTAAAATCATTATCTAATATGTTAAAAGGTAAACACGGTCGTTTCCGTCAAAACTTATTAGGTAAACGTGTTGACTACTCTGGACGTTCAGTAATCGTAGTTGGTCCAAACTTAAAAATGTACCAATGTGGATTACCTAAAGAAATGGCGCTTGAATTATTCAAACCATTCGTAATGCGTGAATTAGTTAAACGTGAGTTAGCTAATAACATTAAAAATGCTAAAAACCAAATCGAAAGAATGGAAGATCATGTATGGGATATCTTAGAAGATATTATTCGTGAGCACCCGGTATTACTTAACCGTGCCCCGACTCTTCACAGACTAGGTATCCAAGCATTCGAACCAATCTTAGTTGAAGGACGTGCAATTCGTCTTCACCCTCTTGTTACAACAGCGTTTAACGCCGACTTCGATGGTGACCAAATGGCCGTTCACGTACCTTTATCAAAAGAAGCACAAGCGGAAGCACGTATGCTAATGCTAGCTGCTCAAAACATCCTTAACCCTAAAGATGGTAAACCAGTAGTTACTCCATCTCAGGATATGGTATTAGGTAACTACTACCTAACACTTGAAAGACCTGGAGCAGTAGGGGAAGGTATGATTTTCAAAGATGCCGATGAAGCAAGAATAGCATACCAAAATGGATATATTCACCTTCACACACGTGTTGGTATCGCGGCTAAATCATTTGAAAACCCAACGTTCACAGAAGAACAAAACAAAAAATTACTTGTTACTACAATCGGTAAAGTAATCTTTAACGACATATTACCAGAAGGATTCCCTTATCTAAATGAACCTACAAAAGATAATTTAGAATCAGCTACTCCTGATAAATATTTCGTATCACCATCTGATCTTACAGAAGGTGGATTAAAAGCATACATTGCTGAACAAGAAGCTGTAACACCATTTAAAAAAGGTTTCCTATCGAAAATCATTTCTGAAATCTTTAACAGATTCCACATCACTGAAACATCTATGATGTTAGACAGAATGAAAGATTTAGGATTCAAATACTCATCAAGAGCTGGTATTACAGTAGGGGTAAGTGACGTATTCGTCCTACCAAATAAATATGAAATCTTAGCAGACTCACAATCTAATGTTGATAAAATCACAACATTATACAGACGTGGTCTATTAACAGAAGAAGAAAGATATCAAAACGTTATTGCACAATGGGCAAAAGCAAAAGATATCATCCAAGATCAACTTATGGACTCTCTTCCAGCTACTAACCCAATCTACATGATGAGTGACTCTGGAGCCCGTGGTAATGCGTCAAACTTTACACAGTTAGCCGGAATGCGTGGTCTGATGGCATCTCCATCAGGACGTATCATGGAAATGCCAGTACGTTCATCATTTAAAGAAGGATTAACAGTATTAGAGTTCTTCATCTCTTCTCACGGTGCGCGTAAAGGTCTTGCCGATACTGCGCTTAAGACAGCCGACTCAGGTTACTTAACTCGTCGTCTTGTAGACGTTGCACAAGATGTTATCGTTCGTGAAAACGACTGTGGTACATCTCGTGGATTAAGAGTTGCAGCACTTAAAAATGGAACAGATGAAATCGAAAGCTTACAAGAACGTCTTGAAGGTAGATACAGTAAAGAAACTGTTGTACACCCAGAGACAGGAAAAGTTATCGTTGAAGATGGTCAATTAATCACTCTAGATACAGCTAAAGAAATTGAAGCAGCTGGAATCGAAAGTGTTGTAATCAGATCAGCATTTACATGTAACTCTCGTCATGGAGTTTGTGAGAAATGTTATGGTAAAAACTTAGCTACAGGTGAAAAAGTAGAAGTTGGGGAAGCAGTTGGTACAATTGCCGCTCAATCTATCGGAGAACCTGGTACACAGCTTACAATGCGTACGTTCCACACAGGTGGGGTTGCCGGTGCCGATATCACTCAAGGTTTACCTCGTATTCAAGAGTTATTTGAAGCGCGTAATCCGAAAGGTAAGGCATTAATCTCAGAAGTAGATGGAACAGTTACAAAAGTTGAAATCGATAATAATCACGTACGTAGAATTTACGTATTAAGTGAAATCGGTGAAGAAAGAGAATATCAAGACTATGGTGCAAGCCGTATGTTAGTTAAAGAAGACGACAAAGTTAAACGTGGTCAAGCTTTAACAGAAGGTTCTATTGAACCAAAAGAATTACTATCAATTGCTGGATTAGAAGCTGTACAAAGTTACTTATTAACTGAGGTACAAAAAGTTTACCGTATGCAAGGGGTAGAAATCAGTGATAAACACGTTGAGGTTATGGTACGTCAAATGTTAAGAAAAGTGCGTGTAATCAATGCTGGAGACACTGATTTACTTCCAGGTTCGTTAGTTGATATTCACAAATTTACAGATGAAAACAAAAAAATCCTTGCGGTACGTGGAAACATGGCTACAGCTAAGCCTGTAATTCTAGGTATCACTAAAGCATCATTAGAAACTGAAAGTTTCTTATCTGCAGCTTCATTCCAAGAAACTACTCGTGTTCTTACAGACGCAGCTGTTAAAGGAAAAGTTGATAGACTTATGGGACTTAAAGAGAACGTTATCATTGGTAAGCTAATTCCAGCAGGAACAGGAATGGCAAGATATAATGACGTAGATATCAAAGCCGAAAATGAGCTTGAATTAGAAATGGATAACGAATTAAGTAGACCAATTGAAGAAGAATTACAGGAAGAATTAGGATCTATTTAA
- the yaaA gene encoding S4 domain-containing protein YaaA, protein MKEVFINSEYITLAQFLKLEGFIGSGGEAKYFLQEVEVELNGELENRRGKKLYSNDVIKLEGNEFIIINEN, encoded by the coding sequence ATGAAAGAAGTTTTTATTAATAGTGAGTATATTACATTAGCTCAATTCTTAAAATTAGAAGGATTTATAGGTTCAGGCGGAGAAGCTAAATACTTTTTACAAGAAGTAGAAGTTGAGCTTAATGGAGAGCTAGAAAACAGACGAGGGAAAAAGTTATATTCAAATGATGTAATAAAATTAGAAGGAAACGAATTTATAATAATTAATGAAAATTAA